Part of the Tolypothrix sp. PCC 7910 genome, TAAAAAAATATCGATGATTGATCCGATTTATACGTCTAATTTTAATCTGCGATCGCCAATAAAACTATGTGTGGAAGATTTACTTTAAAGCAGACAGCCGCAGCATTAGCTCAAGCTTTTGAGTTAGAAACAGTACCCGATTTAGCAGCGCAATATAACATTGCACCTACGCAAATGATAGCAACGGTACTACATAAACCCGAAAGCGATCGGCGCGAATTTCAGCAGTTACGTTGGGGGTTAATCCCCTCATGGTCAAAAGATCCCAGCATAGGGGCCAAACTCATTAATGCTAGGGCAGAAACTGTTGCTGAAAAACCTTCTTTTCGTTCAGCGTTTAAGCGTCGGCGCTGTTTAGTGCTGGCGGATGGCTTCTTTGAATGGCAAAAAAAACAAAACAAAAAACAGCCATTTTATTTTCGTCTTCAAAATGAAAAACCCTTTGCTTTTGCTGGATTGTGGGAGAAATGGCAATCGGCTTCAGGAGAAGAAATAGACTCTTGTACCATTTTGACCACAGCAGCGAATGAATTACTCGAACCCATCCATGATCGGATGCCCGTGATTCTGGCTCCTGAAGATTACAATCAGTGGTTAGATCCCCAACTGGAAAGCCCTGAAGTACTAGAACCGCTATTACGTTCTTATCCAGCCGCGTCAATGACTAGCTACCCAGTTAGCATTTTAGTCAATAAACCTCAGCACAATAGTCCAGACTGTGTTGTGCCAATCAACGACAACAATACCTGACAAATTTAGTTAAATTAGTTATTAACTATACGGATGGCAAAATTACCAGGTGGATATAATTCGCGGCTCCCCCCTTTCATCCGGTTGGCTTTAGAGGGAAAATAAGAGTGTTCGCCTATGCCCACAGGACGTAGAGAATTATTATCGCGTCTCAACAACGGCTAAACAAACTCTCCGGGCATTGTTCACGCCAATAGCTGCAATCTCACAGAGGCAAATATGCCAAGAACCCAGAAAAACGATAACTTTATTGACAAATCCTTTACAGTCATGGCAGATATCATTCTCAAGATACTGCCAACTAACAAAAAAGCTAAAGAAGCGTTTGTTTATTATCGAGATGGCATGTCGGCCCAAGCAGAAGGCGAATATGCTGAAGCCTTAGACTACTATCAAGAAGCACTCACATTAGAGGAAGATCCCAACGATCGCGGCTATATCCTCTACAATATGGGCTTAATCTATGCCAGCAATGGCGACCATAACAAAGCTTTAGAGTTGTACCACCAGGCTATTGAGTTAAACCCACGCCTACCCCAAGCCTTAAACAACATCGCCGTGATTTATCATTACCAAGGCGAAAAAGCCAAAGAAGCTGGGGATCATGACGGTGGCGAAGCTTTATTTGACCAAGCTGCAGACTATTGGATTCGCGCCATTCGCATGGCTCCCAATAACTATATCGAAGCTCAGAACTGGCTGAAAACCACTGGGCGATCGCAAGTTGATATTTTCTTTTAGCCACAAGTCAAGAGTCAAGAGTCACAAGTTATTGACCCTTGACCCTTTGACCATGAAAATTTTAGATTTTAAATTTTGGATTTTGGATTATTTCTTCGGTACAAGCACAGCCGAGGACGAAACAAATCTAAAATCGTCAATCTCAAATCCCTAAGCTGTATTCCCCTGCAGGTACAGTCAATCTAAAATCGCAAATCTAAAAGCCAAAATTGATTGACTCTTTTACCTTTTACCCTTTGACACTTTGACCCAAAATGATTGATCGCGATCTAGTCCATAAAGTAGCCCTGCTTGCTCGTTTAGAATTAACCTCAGAAGAGGAGGAGCAATTCACCACTCAACTAGGAAGTATTCTAGATTACATAGAGCAATTAAGTGAACTCGATGTCAGTAATGTACCCCCTACGACCAGGGCTATTGATGTCAGCAATGTGACACGAGAGGATGAATTACAACCCTATCCTGACCGAGAAGCCATTCTCAACTGTGCGCCTGAACAAGAAGGAGAATTTTTTAAAGTACCAAAAATTCTGAATGCTGAGTAGTCATTAGTTATTAGTCATTTGCTAATGACTAATGACTGGTACTCAATTAAAAATATTTGATTTTTGAAGTTCGCGTAGGATGCGTTAGCGATAGCGTAACGCATCAGTGCCAAAGCTGAAATTTTTCAGAAATCAAATCGGATTCCTAATAATTAAAAAAAGTCTTTAAGAAGCGTAAGACAGTGCATTCAGGTTGTGCATTAGAGCGCATGATAAAATTCTGCTTCAAAACTCTTACTTTTATTTAATAAATAAGTTTTAGCCTTGCTTGAGATTTCTGCCAAAGCCTAAATCTAAAATTCAACATTGTTATCAGGAGATAGTTATGGGTTTGG contains:
- a CDS encoding SOS response-associated peptidase produces the protein MCGRFTLKQTAAALAQAFELETVPDLAAQYNIAPTQMIATVLHKPESDRREFQQLRWGLIPSWSKDPSIGAKLINARAETVAEKPSFRSAFKRRRCLVLADGFFEWQKKQNKKQPFYFRLQNEKPFAFAGLWEKWQSASGEEIDSCTILTTAANELLEPIHDRMPVILAPEDYNQWLDPQLESPEVLEPLLRSYPAASMTSYPVSILVNKPQHNSPDCVVPINDNNT
- a CDS encoding photosystem I assembly protein Ycf3, producing the protein MPRTQKNDNFIDKSFTVMADIILKILPTNKKAKEAFVYYRDGMSAQAEGEYAEALDYYQEALTLEEDPNDRGYILYNMGLIYASNGDHNKALELYHQAIELNPRLPQALNNIAVIYHYQGEKAKEAGDHDGGEALFDQAADYWIRAIRMAPNNYIEAQNWLKTTGRSQVDIFF
- the gatC gene encoding Asp-tRNA(Asn)/Glu-tRNA(Gln) amidotransferase subunit GatC — encoded protein: MIDRDLVHKVALLARLELTSEEEEQFTTQLGSILDYIEQLSELDVSNVPPTTRAIDVSNVTREDELQPYPDREAILNCAPEQEGEFFKVPKILNAE